From Bacillus thermozeamaize, one genomic window encodes:
- a CDS encoding carboxylase produces MAQTNEKLLAEKERILRGGAQKYHEKNAEQGKLFVRKRLELLFDPGSIVEDGLFANNEDPDLPADATVTGIGTIGGRPVCFFAADSTVKAGSWGAKSVEKNIRIQEKAMALKIPILYLIDSAGARITDQIEMFPGRRHAGRIFYNQVQLSGVVPQIAILFGPSPAGAAYVPAFCDLVIMVEHNASAYLGSPRMVEVAIGEKVSMEKMGGARMHCTVSGLGDVLVQTEEEAIEVCKQYLSYMPQNFREKPAVVEARPPAEGRRIGEIIPENQNAPFDMYELIDRIIDRDSWFEIKKLYAPEIITGLARMDGKVVGIVANQPKVKGGTLFIDSSDKAARFIWLCNAFSIPLLFLADVPGFMIGSQVERAGIIRHGAKMISAVSEATVPKLSVIVRKCYGAGLYAMAGPAFEPDACIALPSASIAVMGPEAAVNAVYYNKIQELPEEERAEFIARKRQEYAADIDIYRVASELIVDEIIPFDHLRQEVIRRFRLYESKSVTLPEKRNPVHPV; encoded by the coding sequence ATGGCTCAGACGAATGAAAAACTGCTTGCCGAAAAAGAGCGGATACTGCGTGGAGGTGCGCAGAAATATCACGAAAAAAACGCGGAACAGGGCAAACTGTTTGTCCGCAAGCGCCTGGAACTGCTGTTTGATCCCGGATCGATCGTGGAAGATGGACTGTTTGCCAATAACGAGGATCCCGATTTGCCTGCCGACGCCACGGTGACAGGCATCGGAACCATCGGGGGGCGGCCGGTCTGCTTTTTTGCCGCTGATTCAACCGTGAAGGCCGGTTCCTGGGGAGCCAAATCGGTCGAAAAGAACATCCGGATTCAAGAGAAGGCCATGGCTTTGAAAATCCCGATTCTCTATCTGATTGACTCAGCCGGTGCCCGGATTACCGATCAGATTGAAATGTTTCCTGGCCGCCGTCATGCTGGAAGAATTTTTTACAACCAGGTGCAACTGTCCGGAGTGGTGCCGCAGATCGCGATTCTGTTCGGTCCATCGCCGGCCGGCGCCGCTTATGTGCCCGCCTTTTGCGACTTGGTGATCATGGTGGAACACAATGCCAGCGCCTATCTCGGTTCGCCGCGGATGGTCGAGGTGGCGATCGGGGAAAAGGTGAGCATGGAAAAGATGGGCGGCGCCAGGATGCATTGTACCGTGAGCGGTCTGGGGGATGTGCTGGTGCAAACGGAGGAAGAGGCCATCGAGGTGTGCAAACAATACCTTTCTTACATGCCCCAGAACTTTCGTGAAAAACCGGCTGTCGTCGAGGCCCGGCCGCCGGCAGAAGGGCGCCGGATTGGCGAGATCATCCCGGAGAACCAGAATGCGCCGTTTGACATGTACGAGTTGATCGATCGGATCATCGACCGGGACAGCTGGTTCGAAATCAAGAAATTGTATGCCCCCGAGATCATTACCGGCTTGGCGCGGATGGATGGCAAGGTGGTCGGTATCGTCGCCAACCAGCCCAAGGTGAAAGGCGGCACGCTGTTTATCGATTCGTCGGACAAGGCGGCACGGTTTATCTGGTTGTGCAACGCTTTTTCCATTCCGCTGTTGTTTTTGGCGGACGTGCCCGGTTTCATGATCGGCTCGCAGGTGGAGCGGGCGGGGATCATCCGCCATGGCGCGAAAATGATTTCTGCCGTCTCCGAGGCGACGGTGCCCAAACTCTCGGTGATCGTCCGCAAGTGTTATGGCGCCGGTCTGTATGCCATGGCAGGGCCAGCCTTTGAACCGGACGCTTGTATCGCTTTGCCGTCTGCCTCCATTGCCGTCATGGGCCCGGAGGCGGCAGTCAACGCGGTGTACTACAACAAAATACAGGAACTTCCCGAGGAGGAGCGGGCGGAATTTATTGCCCGGAAACGCCAGGAATACGCGGCAGATATTGATATTTACCGCGTTGCTTCCGAGCTGATTGTGGATGAGATTATTCCTTTTGACCATTTGCGCCAGGAAGTCATTCGCCGTTTCCGCCTGTACGAGAGCAAAAGCGTGACCCTGCCTGAAAAACGCAATCCGGTTCATCCCGTTTAG
- a CDS encoding acetyl-CoA carboxylase biotin carboxyl carrier protein subunit (composes the biotin carboxyl carrier protein subunit of the acetyl-CoA carboxylase complex, the enzyme that catalyzes the carboxylation of acetyl-CoA to malonyl-CoA, which in turn controls the rate of fatty acid metabolism), producing the protein MNVTSSMSGTVFRILVQPGDQVNPGDEVMILESMKMEIPIVAEEGGTVKEVRVAEGEFVQEGDVVVVLG; encoded by the coding sequence ATGAATGTGACATCCAGCATGAGTGGGACTGTGTTTCGGATTCTGGTTCAGCCGGGGGATCAGGTAAACCCGGGTGACGAGGTGATGATTTTGGAATCAATGAAAATGGAAATCCCGATTGTCGCTGAGGAGGGCGGTACTGTAAAAGAAGTCCGGGTCGCGGAGGGAGAGTTTGTCCAGGAAGGTGATGTGGTGGTCGTGCTCGGGTAA
- a CDS encoding biotin carboxylase translates to MSYFKKILIANRGEIARRVIKTCRKLGIQTVAVYSEADKEMPFVREADESVLLGPAPAAKSYMDIEKVLDAAIATGAEAIHPGYGFLSENPAFARRCLEKGLVFIGPRPEVIQAMGSKIASRRKMRQAGVPVVPGWDEDIPTVEEAKRIAAEIGYPLMLKASAGGGGIGMQVVRTPEELERAFVSTRQRAQTYFGSGEVFLEKWITQPRHIEVQVARDAHGQGIHLFERECSIQRRHQKVLEETPSPFLDERMREALFAAALRGMEAIDYTNLGTMEFIFDGEGNFYFLEMNTRLQVEHPVTEETTGLDLVELQLRIAAGEPLGLAQEAIRQTGHALECRIYAEDPKTFLPSPGKVERLVLPEGARYDFAVEEGNQVTPFYDPMIGKVITSGATRKETIEKMIRVLSEMMVEGLKTNLPLLLEVCRNEAFQEGRFDTGFLAHMGK, encoded by the coding sequence ATGTCATACTTTAAGAAAATTTTGATTGCCAATCGCGGTGAGATTGCCCGCCGTGTCATCAAAACGTGCCGAAAGCTGGGCATTCAAACGGTGGCCGTTTATTCGGAAGCGGACAAAGAGATGCCCTTTGTCAGGGAGGCGGATGAGTCGGTCCTGCTGGGACCGGCCCCGGCCGCCAAAAGTTACATGGACATTGAGAAAGTCCTGGATGCCGCCATCGCTACGGGTGCCGAAGCGATCCACCCGGGTTACGGATTTTTGTCGGAAAATCCGGCGTTTGCCCGCCGCTGTCTGGAAAAAGGGCTGGTCTTTATTGGGCCTCGTCCGGAAGTGATTCAAGCGATGGGCAGCAAGATAGCATCGCGCCGCAAGATGCGGCAGGCCGGGGTTCCGGTCGTCCCCGGATGGGATGAGGACATTCCTACGGTAGAGGAAGCGAAACGCATCGCGGCGGAGATTGGGTATCCCTTGATGCTGAAAGCCAGCGCCGGCGGCGGCGGGATCGGCATGCAAGTGGTCCGTACGCCGGAGGAGTTGGAGAGGGCATTTGTTTCCACCAGGCAGCGGGCGCAAACCTATTTCGGCAGCGGGGAAGTGTTTCTTGAAAAATGGATCACCCAGCCGCGGCACATTGAGGTGCAGGTGGCGAGGGATGCGCATGGTCAAGGCATTCATCTGTTCGAGCGTGAATGTTCCATTCAGCGCCGGCACCAGAAAGTGCTGGAGGAAACCCCTTCCCCCTTCCTGGACGAGAGGATGCGGGAGGCGCTGTTTGCAGCGGCGCTCCGGGGCATGGAGGCGATTGATTACACCAATCTGGGCACGATGGAATTCATTTTTGACGGTGAGGGCAATTTTTATTTCCTCGAAATGAACACCCGCCTCCAGGTGGAACACCCGGTCACCGAAGAGACGACCGGGTTGGACCTGGTGGAGTTGCAGCTGCGGATTGCGGCGGGCGAGCCCCTTGGCTTGGCGCAGGAGGCGATCAGACAAACGGGCCATGCCCTGGAATGCCGGATTTACGCAGAAGATCCGAAAACCTTTCTTCCTTCTCCGGGCAAGGTGGAGCGATTGGTATTGCCGGAAGGCGCGCGGTATGATTTCGCGGTAGAGGAAGGAAACCAGGTGACGCCGTTTTACGATCCGATGATCGGGAAGGTGATTACCTCCGGTGCGACGCGGAAAGAAACGATTGAGAAGATGATCCGTGTGCTTTCAGAGATGATGGTGGAAGGTTTGAAGACCAATCTGCCATTATTGCTTGAGGTGTGCCGGAATGAAGCGTTTCAGGAAGGACGGTTTGACACCGGTTTTTTGGCGCACATGGGAAAATAA
- a CDS encoding dehydratase, producing the protein MPKRGWLEKGETKVNIDKYFEEYEIGERFVSRGRTITEADLVNFSGISGDWYPLHTDVEYVKTTPFKQRIAHGMLVLSIGTGLCNLQPGYLIAFYGMDRVRFVNPTFIGDTIHVESEVTEKTDKGERGGVLTFRQEIKKQTGEVVVSAMKKILVAKKPAC; encoded by the coding sequence ATGCCCAAGCGAGGCTGGTTGGAGAAAGGGGAGACGAAGGTGAACATCGACAAATACTTTGAGGAATATGAAATTGGGGAGCGTTTCGTATCGCGCGGCCGGACGATCACGGAAGCCGATCTGGTCAACTTCTCCGGCATTTCGGGAGATTGGTATCCGTTGCACACCGATGTGGAATATGTGAAGACGACACCTTTCAAACAGCGGATTGCACATGGCATGTTGGTCCTGTCTATCGGCACGGGCCTATGCAATTTGCAACCAGGATATCTCATCGCCTTTTACGGGATGGATCGGGTGCGCTTTGTCAATCCCACTTTTATCGGCGACACCATTCATGTTGAGTCCGAGGTGACGGAGAAGACAGATAAAGGAGAGCGGGGCGGCGTACTGACCTTTCGTCAGGAGATTAAGAAGCAGACCGGTGAAGTGGTGGTCAGCGCGATGAAGAAAATCCTGGTGGCCAAAAAACCGGCTTGCTAA